One Coffea arabica cultivar ET-39 chromosome 5e, Coffea Arabica ET-39 HiFi, whole genome shotgun sequence DNA segment encodes these proteins:
- the LOC113687432 gene encoding uncharacterized protein, with amino-acid sequence MTSRTRRQAPRRGESPAYLRYLKPGALAQLRDSRISARTHRVDSKPTQISSPPRPATPPQIGPSDGPSSPCFSARIYGPRCPQRKKLVAAKGPLFVGPNVTGHAQEPGPISDSSSLNVLVAH; translated from the coding sequence ATGACCAGCCGCACCAGGAGACAAGCTCCAAGAAGGGGGGAATCGCCTGCGTATCTCCGGTACTTAAAGCCTGGGGCATTAGCCCAACTGAGAGACTCGCGAATCAGCGCCAGAACTCACCGGGTTGACTCAAAGCCAACTCAGATCTCGTCTCCTCCACGACCAGCAACTCCGCCACAGATTGGGCCTTCTGACGGGCCCTCTTCTCCTTGCTTTTCGGCCCGGATCTATGGTCCTCGCTGCCCTCAGAGGAAGAAACTCGTGGCAGCTAAGGGTCCTCTCTTTGTTGGCCCGAATGTTACTGGTCATGCCCAGGAGCCCGGCCCGATTAGCGATAGTAGTAGTCTTAATGTTCTTGTTGCCCATTGA
- the LOC140006582 gene encoding uncharacterized protein isoform X3, which yields MPRTSTVDNPGCPPLRALTFDSLGLIKVIEARGQEKSVPKVVETWGEPDSTRAIVAASIIDRLSEPLLGVARKNGLIEILSPVNGNLQASIPNASQTDVCPESDAIVGLHLFRKQSIESSSRLCTFLTCTIKGRTTMRSIEIPQSQTDSIGDATEATWNACGSGDILFAKVDASECYALFGGKGVEVNIWDLHTSSKLWNAKSPVKNSLGIFSPTWFTCASFLGNEDHRKFVSGTNFHQVRLYDVSAQRRPIMSFDFRETAIKSVAGDLDGHAIYVGNGSGDLASFDIRTGKLLGSFIGKCSGSIRSIVRHPELPVIASCGLDNYLRIWDINSRQLLSPKKLLLLICHNRNKLQTTYQMELMKVHYLRNGKRHPQCTRETKISSQGK from the exons ATGCCCCGAACTAGTACTGTAGATAACCCCGGTTGCCCTCCACTTCGAGCTTTAACCTTCGATAGTCTTGGCTTAATCAAAG ttattgaaGCTAGAGGGCAGGAAAAATCAGTTCCTAAGGTGGTGGAAACGTGGGGGGAACCTGATTCTACAAGAGCTATTGTTGCTGCATCGATTATCGACCGTTTGTCAGAACCT CTGTTAGGTGTTGCTCGAAAAAATGGTTTG ATTGAAATTCTGAGTCCTGTCAATGGAAACCTTCAAGCTTCAATTCCCAATGCTAGTCAAACTGATGTATGTCCTGAAAGTGACGCCATTGTTGGTTTGCATTTGTTCAGGAAGCAGAGTATTGAGTCATCATCCAG ATTATGTACCTTTCTTACATGTACAATTAAAGGGCGCACAACCATGAGGTCTATTGAAATCCCCCAATCACAAACAGATAGTATAGGTGATGCTACAGAGGCTACTTGGAATGCGTGTGGTTCTGGTGACATCTTATTTGCCAAAGTGGATGCAAGTGAATGCTATGCATTATTTGGAGG GAAAGGAGTTGAGGTTAATATATGGGACCTTCACACAAGTTCAAAACTCTGGAATGCCAAATCT CCTGTTAAAAACAGCCTTGGCATATTTAGCCCAACATGGTTCACGTGTGCATCATTTTTAGGCAACGAAGATCACCGGAAATTTGTGTCAGGCACTAACTTTCACCAG GTGCGTctttatgatgtttctgctCAACGAAGGCCAATCATGTCATTTGACTTTCGAGAGACCGCTATCAAATCTGTTGCTGGAGACCTAGATGGACATGCAATTTATGTTGGAAATGGATCAGGAGACTTAGCTTCTTTTGATATTCGCACAG GGAAACTGTTGGGAAGCTTCATTGGGAAATGTTCTGGAAGTATTAGATCCATAGTGAGGCATCCAGAACTTCCTGTGATAGCATCCTGTG GGTTGGACAACTATCTGCGCATTTGGGATATAAATTCACGACAACTTTTGTCTCCG AAGAAGTTGCTCCTGCTGATTTGCCACAACAGGAACAAGCTCCAGACAACATATCAGATGGAACTGATGAAGGTGCACTACCTGCGAAACGGAAAAAGGCATCCACAATGCACAAGGGAAACAAAAATCTCAAGTCAAGGAAAATAA
- the LOC140006582 gene encoding ribosome biogenesis protein NSA1-like isoform X2 yields MPRTSTVDNPGCPPLRALTFDSLGLIKVIEARGQEKSVPKVVETWGEPDSTRAIVAASIIDRLSEPIEILSPVNGNLQASIPNASQTDVCPESDAIVGLHLFRKQSIESSSRLCTFLTCTIKGRTTMRSIEIPQSQTDSIGDATEATWNACGSGDILFAKVDASECYALFGGKGVEVNIWDLHTSSKLWNAKSPVKNSLGIFSPTWFTCASFLGNEDHRKFVSGTNFHQVRLYDVSAQRRPIMSFDFRETAIKSVAGDLDGHAIYVGNGSGDLASFDIRTGKLLGSFIGKCSGSIRSIVRHPELPVIASCGLDNYLRIWDINSRQLLSPVFLKQHLHDVVFDSYYRNGKEVAPADLPQQEQAPDNISDGTDEGALPAKRKKASTMHKGNKNLKSRKISKNKDLLPQPKDFSEIPDRVAEEMVSVKRKKASKVHSGSEKVKKKIGKNSDLP; encoded by the exons ATGCCCCGAACTAGTACTGTAGATAACCCCGGTTGCCCTCCACTTCGAGCTTTAACCTTCGATAGTCTTGGCTTAATCAAAG ttattgaaGCTAGAGGGCAGGAAAAATCAGTTCCTAAGGTGGTGGAAACGTGGGGGGAACCTGATTCTACAAGAGCTATTGTTGCTGCATCGATTATCGACCGTTTGTCAGAACCT ATTGAAATTCTGAGTCCTGTCAATGGAAACCTTCAAGCTTCAATTCCCAATGCTAGTCAAACTGATGTATGTCCTGAAAGTGACGCCATTGTTGGTTTGCATTTGTTCAGGAAGCAGAGTATTGAGTCATCATCCAG ATTATGTACCTTTCTTACATGTACAATTAAAGGGCGCACAACCATGAGGTCTATTGAAATCCCCCAATCACAAACAGATAGTATAGGTGATGCTACAGAGGCTACTTGGAATGCGTGTGGTTCTGGTGACATCTTATTTGCCAAAGTGGATGCAAGTGAATGCTATGCATTATTTGGAGG GAAAGGAGTTGAGGTTAATATATGGGACCTTCACACAAGTTCAAAACTCTGGAATGCCAAATCT CCTGTTAAAAACAGCCTTGGCATATTTAGCCCAACATGGTTCACGTGTGCATCATTTTTAGGCAACGAAGATCACCGGAAATTTGTGTCAGGCACTAACTTTCACCAG GTGCGTctttatgatgtttctgctCAACGAAGGCCAATCATGTCATTTGACTTTCGAGAGACCGCTATCAAATCTGTTGCTGGAGACCTAGATGGACATGCAATTTATGTTGGAAATGGATCAGGAGACTTAGCTTCTTTTGATATTCGCACAG GGAAACTGTTGGGAAGCTTCATTGGGAAATGTTCTGGAAGTATTAGATCCATAGTGAGGCATCCAGAACTTCCTGTGATAGCATCCTGTG GGTTGGACAACTATCTGCGCATTTGGGATATAAATTCACGACAACTTTTGTCTCCG GTTTTCTTGAAGCAGCATCTTCACGATGTTGTTTTTGATTCTTATTATAGAAATGGAA AAGAAGTTGCTCCTGCTGATTTGCCACAACAGGAACAAGCTCCAGACAACATATCAGATGGAACTGATGAAGGTGCACTACCTGCGAAACGGAAAAAGGCATCCACAATGCACAAGGGAAACAAAAATCTCAAGTCAAGGAAAATAAGCAAGAACAAGGATCTGCTGCCTCAGCCAAAAGATTTCAGTGAAATACCAGATAGAGTTGCTGAGGAAATGGTATCAGTGAAACGTAAAAAGGCATCTAAAGTACACAGTGGAAGCGAGaaagtcaagaaaaaaataggaaagAACAGCGATTTGCCATAG
- the LOC140006582 gene encoding ribosome biogenesis protein NSA1-like isoform X1 produces the protein MPRTSTVDNPGCPPLRALTFDSLGLIKVIEARGQEKSVPKVVETWGEPDSTRAIVAASIIDRLSEPLLGVARKNGLIEILSPVNGNLQASIPNASQTDVCPESDAIVGLHLFRKQSIESSSRLCTFLTCTIKGRTTMRSIEIPQSQTDSIGDATEATWNACGSGDILFAKVDASECYALFGGKGVEVNIWDLHTSSKLWNAKSPVKNSLGIFSPTWFTCASFLGNEDHRKFVSGTNFHQVRLYDVSAQRRPIMSFDFRETAIKSVAGDLDGHAIYVGNGSGDLASFDIRTGKLLGSFIGKCSGSIRSIVRHPELPVIASCGLDNYLRIWDINSRQLLSPVFLKQHLHDVVFDSYYRNGKEVAPADLPQQEQAPDNISDGTDEGALPAKRKKASTMHKGNKNLKSRKISKNKDLLPQPKDFSEIPDRVAEEMVSVKRKKASKVHSGSEKVKKKIGKNSDLP, from the exons ATGCCCCGAACTAGTACTGTAGATAACCCCGGTTGCCCTCCACTTCGAGCTTTAACCTTCGATAGTCTTGGCTTAATCAAAG ttattgaaGCTAGAGGGCAGGAAAAATCAGTTCCTAAGGTGGTGGAAACGTGGGGGGAACCTGATTCTACAAGAGCTATTGTTGCTGCATCGATTATCGACCGTTTGTCAGAACCT CTGTTAGGTGTTGCTCGAAAAAATGGTTTG ATTGAAATTCTGAGTCCTGTCAATGGAAACCTTCAAGCTTCAATTCCCAATGCTAGTCAAACTGATGTATGTCCTGAAAGTGACGCCATTGTTGGTTTGCATTTGTTCAGGAAGCAGAGTATTGAGTCATCATCCAG ATTATGTACCTTTCTTACATGTACAATTAAAGGGCGCACAACCATGAGGTCTATTGAAATCCCCCAATCACAAACAGATAGTATAGGTGATGCTACAGAGGCTACTTGGAATGCGTGTGGTTCTGGTGACATCTTATTTGCCAAAGTGGATGCAAGTGAATGCTATGCATTATTTGGAGG GAAAGGAGTTGAGGTTAATATATGGGACCTTCACACAAGTTCAAAACTCTGGAATGCCAAATCT CCTGTTAAAAACAGCCTTGGCATATTTAGCCCAACATGGTTCACGTGTGCATCATTTTTAGGCAACGAAGATCACCGGAAATTTGTGTCAGGCACTAACTTTCACCAG GTGCGTctttatgatgtttctgctCAACGAAGGCCAATCATGTCATTTGACTTTCGAGAGACCGCTATCAAATCTGTTGCTGGAGACCTAGATGGACATGCAATTTATGTTGGAAATGGATCAGGAGACTTAGCTTCTTTTGATATTCGCACAG GGAAACTGTTGGGAAGCTTCATTGGGAAATGTTCTGGAAGTATTAGATCCATAGTGAGGCATCCAGAACTTCCTGTGATAGCATCCTGTG GGTTGGACAACTATCTGCGCATTTGGGATATAAATTCACGACAACTTTTGTCTCCG GTTTTCTTGAAGCAGCATCTTCACGATGTTGTTTTTGATTCTTATTATAGAAATGGAA AAGAAGTTGCTCCTGCTGATTTGCCACAACAGGAACAAGCTCCAGACAACATATCAGATGGAACTGATGAAGGTGCACTACCTGCGAAACGGAAAAAGGCATCCACAATGCACAAGGGAAACAAAAATCTCAAGTCAAGGAAAATAAGCAAGAACAAGGATCTGCTGCCTCAGCCAAAAGATTTCAGTGAAATACCAGATAGAGTTGCTGAGGAAATGGTATCAGTGAAACGTAAAAAGGCATCTAAAGTACACAGTGGAAGCGAGaaagtcaagaaaaaaataggaaagAACAGCGATTTGCCATAG